From Sinorhizobium sp. B11:
TCGCGCCCCTCGGATGGAATTATCGTCATGGCCCCCAAAGGCAGCCAGCGTATCGTGAAGAAGGTCGTCGCGGAAAACCGCAAGGCCCGCTTCAACTACGAAATCATCGATACCTATGAGGCGGGCTTGGTGCTGATGGGCACCGAGGTCAAGTCATTGCGCGAAGGCAAGGCCAATATCGCCGAATCCTACGCTTCGGATGAGGATGGCGAGATCTGGCTGATCAATTCCTATCTGCCGGAATATCTGCAGGCGAACCGCTTCAACCACGAGCCGCGTCGCCGCCGCAAGCTGCTCTTGTCCGGGCGTGAGATCAACCGTTTGCGCGCTGGCATCAACCGCGAAGGCATGACGCTGATCCCGATGAAGATCTATTTCAACGATCAGGGCCGCGCCAAGCTCGAGCTGGCGCTCGCGAAGGGCAAGAAGCTGCACGACAAGCGCGAATCCGAGAAGGAGCGCGATTGGAACAGGCAGAAGAGCCGTCTGTTGAAAGGCAACGCCTGACCATTTGCCTACAGCGTCAGGCTATTCGCGAATGAAGGCTTGAAGCAGTCGCGCAAAGCGTGCAGCGGTTTTGAGCTGACGACATGCAAGAACGCAAGACTAAAGCGTGACAAGTGAAACCTGGAGTCGCGACGCGCCTTAGTCTTCGAAATCGCTGGCTGGCGCCACTTCGGCAGGACGCGGAGGACGTTCGGAAGGATCCCGCCCGATCTCTGCTTTCAGCGACAGGAGATCGATGAAGTGATCGGCCTGGCGGCGCAGGTCGTCGGCGATCATCGGCGGTTGGGTGGACATGGTCGAAATGACCGAAACCTTGCGTCCCTTGCGTTGCAGCGCTTCGACCAGATTGGTGAAATCGCCGTCGCCGGAAAAGATGACGAGATGGTCGACCGTTTCGGACTGTTCCATGGCATCGATTGCGAGCTCGATATCCATATTGCCCTTGATCTTGCGACGCCCCATGGAGTCGGTAAACTCCTTGGCGGGCTTCGTTACGACCTTGTAGCCATTGTAATCAAGCCAGTCGATGAGTGGACGGATCGAGGAATATTCCTGGTCTTCGATAAGCGCGGTATAGTAGTAGGCGCGCAGCAGATATCCGCGTTTCTGAAATGCTTTCAAGAGCTTGCGGTAGTCGATGTCAAAGCCGAGACTCTTGGATGCAGCGTAGAGGTTGGCGCCGTCAATGAATAGTGCAATTTTTTCGCGTGGGTCAAACATCGCTTACCGATCCAAAGAGAGTAATCGAAATCCATAAGCCACTTAGCCCAATAAAAACAGTGGCTTGTGGATGTGGCGTCGAGCTGTTCCGTACTTTATGAATTATTCATATATGAAAGATTTAGGGCACGATTCGCGATATTCCAAGCAACCCTCGGTGGAAATGTCACATTGTGCATGGAAATTTAGACCCGCCGCGGATAAAGGCGAGGGGACCCTAACGAAAAACTTGAATTTGTCCGGTTTTAATTGTATCGGGCGTTTTAATCCTGAAAAGACGACCGCAAAGGACAGGCAATGGCCCGTGTCACAGTAGAAGATTGCATTGACAAGGTGGAGAACCGCTTCGAGCTGGTTCTGCTCGCCAGCCACCGCGCCCGGCTGATTTCCCAGGGTGCGTCGATCACCATCGATCGTGACAACGACAAGAACCCGGTTGTGGCTCTGCGCGAAATCGCTGATGAGACCCTGTCGCCGGACGATCTGAAGGAAGACCTGATCCACTCGCTGCAGAAGCATGTGGAAGTGGACGAGCCCGAGCCCGATCCGGCAAGCCTGATCGCGGCCGGCGCTACTGCTACTGCCGACAGCGAAGAGCAGGACGATCTGCCGGAAACGATCACCTTCAACCAGATGTCGGAAGAAGAGCTTCTGGCCGGTATCGAAGGCCTTGTCCCGCCGGAAAAGAGCGACGATTACTAAGCGCATCTCCGGCTTTTGAAGGGCCGGGGCTTCCCGCGCGGCAAAAGATCGACGATTACCAATCATCAATCTTGCGCCTGTAAGGCTTAGGCATAATATTGCCCTTGTGTGCGCCAGTCTGCGATTGGCGCCCTTTTATTTTATTGGAGTGGCTTTGGAATGATGCGGCAGTACGAGCTCGTGGAGCGGGTTCAGAAATACAAGCCCGATGCCAACGAAGCTCTGCTGAACAAAGCCTATGTCTACGCCATGCAGAAGCATGGGCAGCAGAAGCGGGCGAGCGGCGACCCTTACATCTCGCACCCGCTCGAAGTGGCCGCCATCCTGACCGATATGCATCTCGACGAATCGACGATTGCAGTCGCCCTCCTGCATGACACGATCGAGGATACGACTGCCACCCGCGCCGAGATCGACGAACTCTTCGGCGAGGATATCGGTCGCCTGGTCGAGGGCCTGACGAAGATCAAGAAGCTTGATCTCGTCACCAAGAAGGCCAAGCAGGCGGAGAATCTGCGTAAGCTG
This genomic window contains:
- the smpB gene encoding SsrA-binding protein SmpB, with protein sequence MAPKGSQRIVKKVVAENRKARFNYEIIDTYEAGLVLMGTEVKSLREGKANIAESYASDEDGEIWLINSYLPEYLQANRFNHEPRRRRKLLLSGREINRLRAGINREGMTLIPMKIYFNDQGRAKLELALAKGKKLHDKRESEKERDWNRQKSRLLKGNA
- the rpoZ gene encoding DNA-directed RNA polymerase subunit omega yields the protein MARVTVEDCIDKVENRFELVLLASHRARLISQGASITIDRDNDKNPVVALREIADETLSPDDLKEDLIHSLQKHVEVDEPEPDPASLIAAGATATADSEEQDDLPETITFNQMSEEELLAGIEGLVPPEKSDDY
- a CDS encoding NYN domain-containing protein, whose protein sequence is MFDPREKIALFIDGANLYAASKSLGFDIDYRKLLKAFQKRGYLLRAYYYTALIEDQEYSSIRPLIDWLDYNGYKVVTKPAKEFTDSMGRRKIKGNMDIELAIDAMEQSETVDHLVIFSGDGDFTNLVEALQRKGRKVSVISTMSTQPPMIADDLRRQADHFIDLLSLKAEIGRDPSERPPRPAEVAPASDFED